Genomic segment of Streptococcus pneumoniae:
CCACCTTGGTATCCACCAAAGCCTTGACCGCTTCCTCATCAATATCGGCTGGAATCAAGACTTCATTTGGCACTAAATGCTCTTTTTCTTGGTAAAATTGCCCCACATAGGTCAAAAAATCCTCATCAGGGTCATTGTAATAAGGAAATAGATGGACATCACGCTCGATGAGCTTGCCTTGACGGACAAAAAATACCTGCACACACATCCAACCCTTATCGACATAGTAGCCAAAGACATCACGGTTTTGCAGGTCTTTTGCCATCACGCGTTGCTTGGTGCGAAGAGTGGCAATCGCCTGAATCAAATCACGGTATTCCGCAGCCTTTTCAAATTCCATCTCGCTCGCAGCTGTCTGCATTTTCTCGCGTAAATCATTCACAATCTTGTCATCCTGACCTTTGAGGAAATTTGCTACATCCACTGCCATTTTCTTGAAATAATCCTCATCCACTTGGCAAATGGTATGCGCCTTGCATTGATGGATATGGTAGTAAAAACAAACTTTTTCTGGCGGATTGGTACATTTTTTAAAAGGAAAAATGCGGTCTAGTAATCGCTTAATTTCATTAGCCGCACCCACATCAGGATAAGGACCAAAATACTGACCACCATCTTTTTTCACCTGTCGTGTAATCAAAAGCCTTGGGTATCTTTCATTCGTAATTTTGATAAAAGGATAGGATTTATCATCCTTGAGCATGATATTATACTTGGGCTTATTTTCCTTAATCAGATTGATTTCAAGAAGCAGAGCTTCGATATTGGACTCCGTGACGATAAATTCAAAATCCACAATTTCAGAGACCAAAGCCTCTGTCTTGGTATCATGACTCCCACGGAAATAAGAGCGCACCCGATTGCGCAGATTTTTCGCCTTTCCGACATAAATAATCGTGCCATTTTTGTCTTTATGAATATAACAACCAGGACTAGATGGCAAGAGTTCTAATTTTGATTGAATAATGCTGTTCATAGGACTATTGT
This window contains:
- the uvrC gene encoding excinuclease ABC subunit UvrC, producing the protein MNSIIQSKLELLPSSPGCYIHKDKNGTIIYVGKAKNLRNRVRSYFRGSHDTKTEALVSEIVDFEFIVTESNIEALLLEINLIKENKPKYNIMLKDDKSYPFIKITNERYPRLLITRQVKKDGGQYFGPYPDVGAANEIKRLLDRIFPFKKCTNPPEKVCFYYHIHQCKAHTICQVDEDYFKKMAVDVANFLKGQDDKIVNDLREKMQTAASEMEFEKAAEYRDLIQAIATLRTKQRVMAKDLQNRDVFGYYVDKGWMCVQVFFVRQGKLIERDVHLFPYYNDPDEDFLTYVGQFYQEKEHLVPNEVLIPADIDEEAVKALVDTKVVKPQRGEKKQLVNLAIKNARVNLQQKFDLLEKSLEKTQRAIENLGRILHIPTPMRIEAFDNSNIMGTSPVSAMVVFVNGKPSKKDYRKYKIKTVVGPDDYASMKEVIKRRYSRVLRDGLTPPDLIVIDGGQGQVNIAKSVVKDELGLDIPIAGLQKNDKHQTHELLFGDPLEVVGLSRNSQEFFLLQRIQDEVHRFAITFHRQVRSKNSFSSRLDGIEGLGPKRKQLLMKHFKNLANITAASLEELTQLGIPQRVAENIQQHLSEKP